A part of Microbulbifer sp. MI-G genomic DNA contains:
- a CDS encoding sodium-dependent transporter: MDQVAQKPARTEEVARRGHEQWSSDMVFVLAALGSAVGLGNIWRFPYVAGENGGSAFIAVYLLFVLSIGLPALIATIMVGRRGQASPDHCFERIAATEGLSRRWRQLGWLLVLTTFLLLTFFSVVAGWIFDYLFKALSGRFAGLEADTSAALFDALKADPLRQALWHGAFMSCTLVVVAFGIRRGIEVAVKWMMPGLALLLVVLVVHSMSVGDGAAAARFLFQPDFSELDADVLLLAVGQALISLSVGGAGMVVYGSYLRREASIPRTASVIASADTLVALLTGLVIFPIVFAFGLEPSGGPGMIFVTLPVAFGQIPGGALFGTLFFVLLLLAALTSAFSMFEPAVSWLEQHRGLSRKRAALSAGAVAWFVGLSTVFSFNIWSHVRPLAWIPPWRDMSIFQGLEQLVANLASPLGALLISIFVAWKVSERLRREEFGSANGVLYPTWRLLARYFVPVAIAAIFIASLF, encoded by the coding sequence ATGGACCAGGTCGCCCAGAAGCCTGCAAGGACGGAAGAGGTCGCCCGCAGAGGGCACGAGCAGTGGTCTTCGGACATGGTCTTCGTGCTGGCCGCGCTCGGCAGCGCCGTCGGCCTCGGTAATATCTGGCGATTCCCCTATGTTGCGGGGGAGAACGGCGGCAGTGCCTTTATCGCCGTCTACCTGCTATTCGTGCTGAGCATAGGGCTGCCGGCGCTAATCGCAACCATTATGGTCGGTCGCCGCGGGCAGGCGAGTCCCGATCACTGCTTCGAGCGCATCGCCGCCACCGAAGGGCTCAGCCGGCGGTGGCGGCAACTCGGCTGGCTGCTGGTCCTGACCACATTCCTGTTACTGACATTTTTCAGCGTGGTCGCAGGCTGGATCTTCGATTATCTGTTCAAGGCATTGAGCGGCCGCTTCGCCGGCCTGGAAGCAGACACCTCGGCGGCGCTGTTCGATGCGTTGAAAGCCGACCCGCTGCGCCAGGCCCTGTGGCACGGCGCCTTTATGAGCTGCACGTTAGTGGTGGTCGCGTTCGGCATCCGCCGCGGTATCGAGGTTGCGGTCAAGTGGATGATGCCGGGGCTCGCCCTACTGCTGGTGGTGCTGGTGGTGCATTCGATGTCGGTCGGCGACGGCGCGGCAGCGGCGCGTTTTCTATTCCAGCCGGATTTCTCCGAACTCGACGCCGACGTGCTGCTGCTTGCTGTCGGTCAGGCCCTGATCAGCCTCAGCGTCGGCGGTGCGGGCATGGTTGTCTATGGCTCTTACCTGCGGCGCGAAGCATCAATTCCGCGCACCGCGAGTGTTATCGCCAGCGCCGATACCCTGGTCGCACTCCTGACCGGGCTGGTGATATTTCCGATCGTGTTCGCATTCGGTCTCGAACCTTCTGGCGGTCCCGGAATGATCTTCGTAACGCTGCCCGTCGCTTTCGGACAGATCCCGGGCGGCGCGCTCTTCGGCACCCTGTTTTTCGTGCTGTTGCTGCTCGCGGCTCTGACGTCGGCTTTTTCGATGTTCGAGCCGGCCGTCTCCTGGCTTGAACAGCATCGCGGCCTCTCGCGTAAGCGCGCTGCGCTCAGTGCCGGGGCCGTGGCCTGGTTTGTGGGATTGTCGACGGTGTTTTCGTTCAATATCTGGTCCCATGTGCGGCCGCTCGCGTGGATACCGCCCTGGCGGGACATGTCGATTTTCCAGGGGCTCGAACAGCTGGTCGCCAATCTCGCCTCGCCACTCGGTGCGCTGCTGATATCGATTTTCGTGGCCTGGAAGGTCAGTGAGCGGTTGCGCCGCGAAGAGTTCGGTAGCGCCAACGGTGTGCTGTATCCAACCTGGAGGTTGCTCGCCCGCTACTTTGTGCCAGTCGCTATCGCGGCGATCTTTATCGCCAGCCTTTTCTGA
- a CDS encoding carboxymuconolactone decarboxylase family protein, with protein sequence MPLILPLSPDDNEEVAKLTAFFNETLGFCPNSVLTMQRRPEIAKAFINLNKAVMENHGRVTSGLKRLIGYVASHAAGCQYCQAHTIRAAQRYGEPDEKLEHIWEYPRSPLFTDAERTALDFAIAASSVPNGVNEEIDAQLRKYWDDGEIVEILAVVALFGYLNRWNDSMGTELEAPAAKSGQRYLAETGWNPGKHG encoded by the coding sequence ATGCCGCTGATCCTCCCTCTCTCCCCCGACGACAATGAAGAGGTCGCCAAGCTCACCGCCTTCTTCAATGAGACTCTCGGCTTCTGTCCCAACAGCGTCCTCACGATGCAACGGCGCCCGGAGATCGCCAAAGCCTTTATCAATCTCAACAAGGCGGTGATGGAGAACCACGGGCGCGTCACCAGTGGCCTGAAACGACTGATCGGCTATGTCGCCAGCCATGCCGCTGGCTGCCAATACTGCCAGGCCCACACCATCCGGGCTGCCCAGCGTTACGGCGAGCCGGACGAGAAACTCGAGCACATCTGGGAATACCCCCGAAGCCCGCTGTTTACCGACGCCGAACGCACCGCACTGGACTTCGCCATCGCGGCCTCCTCGGTACCGAACGGCGTCAACGAGGAGATTGACGCACAACTCAGGAAATATTGGGATGATGGCGAAATCGTCGAAATTCTGGCTGTGGTTGCACTGTTTGGTTATCTGAACCGCTGGAACGACTCGATGGGTACGGAGCTGGAGGCGCCCGCTGCGAAGTCGGGGCAGCGCTACCTCGCCGAAACGGGTTGGAATCCTGGCAAGCACGGCTGA
- a CDS encoding serine O-acetyltransferase — translation MYTFKEYLAYEVLKPKHKFSWIKALKRIQNNREANYIFWYRAAYVLYRKNNFLADKLAKRINKRIRFKYCCDIHRESSIDIGFCIGHLSGIVINPKTKIGKNCKIRQNTTIGTTNDASSEGVVIGDNVNIGANSCIIGDGVRIGDNVTLGAMSFVNKDIESNTTYITKKESTKKQKQTSYT, via the coding sequence ATGTATACTTTTAAAGAATATTTAGCTTATGAAGTTTTAAAACCAAAACATAAATTTTCTTGGATAAAGGCTCTAAAAAGAATACAAAATAACAGGGAAGCCAACTATATATTTTGGTATCGTGCAGCATATGTTTTATATCGTAAAAATAATTTTTTAGCAGATAAACTAGCCAAAAGAATCAACAAAAGAATAAGATTCAAGTATTGCTGCGACATTCATAGAGAAAGCAGCATAGATATTGGATTTTGTATTGGGCATTTGTCTGGAATAGTTATCAATCCCAAGACAAAGATTGGTAAAAATTGTAAAATTCGACAAAATACGACCATTGGGACGACAAATGATGCAAGCTCAGAAGGTGTTGTAATCGGTGATAATGTCAATATTGGAGCAAATAGCTGCATCATTGGTGATGGCGTACGCATTGGTGATAATGTTACATTAGGGGCAATGAGCTTCGTAAATAAGGATATAGAGTCCAATACAACTTACATCACAAAAAAAGAATCAACAAAAAAGCAAAAACAGACATCGTACACATGA
- a CDS encoding FkbM family methyltransferase, with amino-acid sequence MNLFRPLANLFGYDIVKKEKALKIQWHLQKIFADFKIDTVLDVGANRGQYGKLLRSIGFKGQIHSFEPVRMYYKELIETSKGDKNWFSYNYALGRESGELRINIDNVFSSFYEYSDYYLKERGKAGNSEIVKISTLDNFIEESFSGPVQPKIHLKLDTQGFDVEAFAGGQRNIKNIYTFQSEMALKKIYKNMPDITESLNIYRKCGFEVSGLFPVSKEKSGHAIIEVDCVMINGTLVKSPQGSA; translated from the coding sequence ATGAATTTGTTTAGACCTTTAGCCAATTTGTTTGGCTATGACATAGTTAAAAAAGAGAAGGCTCTGAAAATACAATGGCATTTACAAAAAATTTTCGCCGACTTTAAAATCGATACCGTTCTGGATGTTGGAGCGAACAGAGGGCAGTATGGAAAGCTGTTGCGCTCCATTGGTTTCAAAGGACAAATACACTCGTTTGAGCCCGTCAGAATGTACTATAAAGAACTGATTGAAACGAGCAAGGGTGATAAAAATTGGTTCTCCTATAACTATGCCCTGGGAAGAGAAAGTGGAGAGCTCAGGATCAATATTGATAATGTCTTTTCCTCTTTTTATGAATACAGTGACTACTACCTTAAAGAAAGAGGGAAAGCTGGAAATTCAGAAATAGTCAAAATATCAACCCTGGATAACTTTATCGAAGAAAGTTTCAGCGGTCCTGTACAGCCCAAAATTCATTTAAAATTAGACACTCAGGGATTTGATGTCGAGGCCTTTGCAGGCGGGCAAAGAAATATTAAAAATATCTATACCTTTCAATCTGAAATGGCCCTGAAAAAAATTTACAAAAACATGCCTGACATCACAGAGAGCTTGAATATTTATCGCAAGTGCGGATTTGAAGTGTCAGGTTTATTTCCGGTATCCAAAGAAAAGAGTGGACATGCAATTATTGAGGTTGACTGTGTGATGATAAATGGGACCCTGGTGAAATCACCCCAAGGCTCCGCATAG
- a CDS encoding enoyl-CoA hydratase: MQSACEEIQTQVSDRILEITINRPERKNALTMAMYSAMAELFNRAADNRDIRVVIITGAGGNFTSGNDLMDFLGGSAEGEASPVYQFMSALYNFPKPVVAAVNGPAVGIGTTMLLHCDLSFAGEDAMFQMPFVNLGLCPEYGSSYLLPRIAGHAKASELLLLGKRFSAEDAVEIGICNAAVEPEQAIVRAREAAAELVAKAPAAVRLTKQLLRQATEEKGLEFIQNEGRHFKERLASEEFKEAATAFMEKRPADFSHFD; the protein is encoded by the coding sequence ATGCAAAGCGCATGTGAGGAAATTCAGACTCAGGTCAGTGATCGTATACTGGAAATTACTATCAATCGCCCCGAGCGCAAGAATGCCCTGACCATGGCCATGTATTCCGCCATGGCGGAGCTGTTTAACCGTGCTGCCGACAACAGGGATATTCGAGTGGTTATCATCACTGGTGCCGGGGGCAACTTCACCAGTGGCAATGACCTGATGGATTTCCTCGGGGGCTCTGCAGAGGGTGAAGCGTCGCCGGTATATCAGTTTATGAGCGCGCTGTACAATTTTCCCAAACCGGTAGTTGCAGCGGTAAATGGCCCAGCAGTGGGAATCGGCACCACTATGCTGTTGCACTGCGACCTGTCTTTCGCCGGTGAAGACGCCATGTTCCAGATGCCTTTTGTGAACCTGGGATTGTGTCCGGAGTATGGTTCCAGTTACCTGTTGCCCCGTATTGCAGGTCATGCCAAGGCCTCAGAACTGCTGCTGCTCGGCAAGAGGTTCTCGGCTGAGGATGCGGTGGAAATTGGTATTTGTAACGCTGCGGTAGAGCCTGAGCAGGCAATTGTTCGCGCCCGCGAAGCCGCTGCTGAGCTGGTAGCGAAGGCGCCTGCGGCAGTGCGTTTGACCAAGCAACTGCTGCGCCAAGCCACTGAGGAAAAAGGCCTGGAATTTATCCAGAATGAGGGCCGCCACTTCAAGGAGCGCCTGGCTTCCGAGGAATTTAAAGAGGCTGCAACCGCCTTTATGGAGAAGCGGCCCGCTGACTTCTCCCACTTTGATTAA